From one Deinococcus sp. JMULE3 genomic stretch:
- a CDS encoding cyclase family protein translates to MVPSSRARLIDLSVPLSNATSDFEPNPHRITYVDHAQAAGQARGLLNLPEPAMNAVLARGHVWSVENVTLSTHSGTHVDAPYHYGPRMADGSAPLTIDQVPLDWCWGRGVRLDVRHLAPGAGITASDVQAALDAAGHTLAAGDVVLTLTGASAHYREAGYEQRHAGYTRDGLAWLVERGVRLIGIDAWGIDRPFGPLIQDAVAGRAEFWEAHFYGLERPYLQIEKLCNLESLPATGFTVMAFPVKVEGASAGWARVVAFVE, encoded by the coding sequence ATGGTCCCGTCCTCCCGCGCCCGCCTGATCGACCTGTCCGTCCCGCTGAGCAACGCCACGAGCGACTTCGAACCGAACCCGCACCGCATCACGTACGTGGATCACGCGCAGGCCGCCGGGCAGGCGCGCGGCCTGCTGAACCTTCCGGAGCCCGCGATGAACGCCGTGCTGGCGCGCGGGCACGTCTGGAGTGTCGAGAACGTCACCCTGAGCACCCACAGCGGCACGCACGTGGACGCCCCGTACCATTACGGGCCGCGCATGGCGGACGGCAGCGCCCCGCTGACCATCGATCAGGTGCCACTCGACTGGTGCTGGGGGCGCGGCGTGCGCCTGGACGTCCGGCACCTCGCGCCGGGCGCGGGCATCACCGCCAGTGACGTGCAGGCCGCGCTGGACGCCGCCGGGCACACCCTGGCGGCGGGGGACGTGGTGCTGACCCTGACCGGCGCGAGCGCGCACTACCGCGAGGCCGGGTACGAGCAGCGGCACGCCGGGTACACCCGCGACGGGCTGGCGTGGCTGGTCGAGCGGGGCGTGCGCCTGATCGGCATCGACGCGTGGGGCATCGACCGGCCCTTCGGTCCGCTGATCCAGGACGCCGTGGCAGGCCGCGCGGAGTTCTGGGAGGCGCACTTCTACGGCCTGGAACGCCCGTACCTGCAGATCGAGAAGCTGTGCAACCTGGAATCACTGCCCGCGACGGGCTTCACGGTGATGGCGTTTCCTGTGAAGGTCGAGGGGGCCAGTGCCGGGTGGGCGCGGGTGGTGGCGTTCGTGGAGTGA
- the cobO gene encoding cob(I)yrinic acid a,c-diamide adenosyltransferase, giving the protein MTDAPTPDRTGTDNTAVSTEERRARAMQDLTAQRDAYRKPEGISKGRRGLLIVNTGNGKGKTTAALGLMIRAHGRGLKARMFQFLKHDTAKFGEHRTLDLLGIPYQGLGDGWTWRSRDLENSAALAAHGWELARDAIQSGEDDLIVLDEFTYPLKYGWVPWADVEATLRARDPRLHVVITGRDALPELVALADTVSEIHPVKHAYEQGIGGQTGIEY; this is encoded by the coding sequence GTGACCGACGCCCCCACCCCCGACCGGACCGGCACCGACAACACTGCAGTCAGCACGGAGGAACGCCGCGCGCGCGCCATGCAGGACCTCACCGCGCAGCGCGACGCGTACCGCAAACCCGAGGGGATCAGCAAGGGCCGCCGCGGCCTGCTGATCGTGAACACCGGCAACGGCAAGGGCAAGACGACCGCCGCGCTGGGCCTGATGATCCGCGCGCACGGACGCGGCCTGAAGGCGCGGATGTTCCAGTTCCTGAAGCACGACACCGCGAAGTTCGGCGAGCACCGCACCCTGGACCTGCTGGGCATCCCGTACCAGGGCCTCGGGGACGGCTGGACGTGGCGCAGCCGCGACCTGGAGAACTCGGCGGCGCTGGCCGCGCACGGCTGGGAACTCGCGCGGGACGCCATCCAGTCCGGCGAGGACGACCTGATCGTCCTGGACGAGTTCACGTACCCCCTCAAGTACGGCTGGGTGCCCTGGGCGGACGTGGAAGCCACCCTGCGCGCCCGCGACCCCCGCCTGCACGTGGTCATCACCGGCCGGGACGCCCTGCCGGAACTCGTGGCACTGGCCGACACGGTCAGTGAGATCCATCCCGTCAAGCACGCCTACGAGCAGGGGATCGGCGGGCAGACCGGCATCGAGTACTGA
- a CDS encoding GAF domain-containing protein: protein MTPEADRLNALARYAVLDTLPENAFDRVTRIAARLFHAPIALVTLVDQDRQWFKACLGLDLRQTDRSVSFCTYTIQSDGVMVILDATRDPLFEHNPLVTGAPHIRFYAGAPLVTPDGFRLGSLCVIDQRPRETFPESDRALLTDLAQSVVTELELRFTQRTLTQEAEARAGLLRTVQDAQTLAEALLGVSQLTNLDLSVEETATFALPLTAHSAGVDWAALLRLDHVMTALTHWTGSAAGEAFHAALPDQLPRGEGLAWQVADRDTPHYAHDYAQQDGAAAAVAQAGGDAVAYVPLGAFHGAQYVAAYALTGTGRAWSARQRELLEASAGIVRQAMWNRHQREQPVPVY, encoded by the coding sequence ATGACCCCCGAAGCGGACCGACTGAACGCCCTGGCCCGGTACGCCGTGCTGGACACCCTGCCGGAGAACGCCTTCGACCGCGTGACCCGCATCGCCGCGCGACTGTTCCACGCGCCCATCGCGCTGGTCACGCTCGTGGACCAGGACCGCCAGTGGTTCAAGGCGTGCCTCGGCCTGGACCTGCGCCAGACCGACCGGTCCGTGTCGTTCTGCACGTACACCATCCAGTCCGACGGGGTCATGGTCATCCTGGACGCCACGCGCGACCCGCTGTTCGAACACAACCCGCTCGTGACCGGCGCGCCCCACATCCGCTTCTACGCCGGCGCGCCACTGGTCACCCCGGACGGCTTCCGGCTGGGCAGCCTGTGCGTGATCGACCAGCGGCCCCGCGAGACCTTCCCCGAATCGGACCGGGCGCTGCTGACCGACCTGGCGCAGTCGGTCGTGACCGAACTGGAACTGCGCTTCACGCAGCGCACCCTGACCCAGGAAGCCGAGGCCCGCGCGGGCCTGCTGCGCACCGTGCAGGACGCCCAGACCCTCGCCGAGGCGCTGCTGGGCGTCAGTCAGCTGACCAACTTGGACCTGTCCGTCGAGGAGACCGCCACCTTCGCGCTGCCGCTGACCGCGCACAGCGCCGGGGTGGACTGGGCCGCGCTGCTGCGCCTGGATCACGTCATGACCGCCCTGACCCACTGGACCGGCAGCGCCGCCGGAGAAGCGTTCCACGCCGCGCTGCCCGACCAGCTCCCGCGTGGCGAGGGGCTCGCGTGGCAGGTCGCCGACCGCGACACCCCGCACTACGCGCACGACTACGCCCAGCAGGACGGCGCCGCCGCGGCGGTCGCGCAGGCCGGAGGGGACGCCGTGGCCTACGTGCCGCTGGGCGCGTTCCACGGCGCGCAGTACGTCGCCGCGTACGCCCTGACCGGAACGGGCCGCGCGTGGTCAGCGCGGCAGCGGGAACTGCTCGAGGCGTCAGCGGGCATCGTCCGGCAGGCGATGTGGAACCGGCACCAGCGGGAACAGCCGGTGCCGGTGTACTGA
- a CDS encoding urease accessory protein UreF encodes MTLLRLLQLSDSAFPTGAYAFSDGLETLTTRGEVRTPGDLTAFLAGQLTHGWGAQDAPACALAWGADPATLADLDDLLDDLKLVPGPRAASTRVGANLRRAATHLWPGIVATLPATRHHATTFALLGHALGTPRADTVTAFVSGWLLGRATSATRLMKLGGLDAQRCAAHCEGAAQACIHAALHATPDDLFTFTPHLDVAASEQPRLDARLFQT; translated from the coding sequence GTGACGCTGCTGCGCCTGCTGCAACTATCGGACTCGGCGTTTCCGACCGGAGCGTACGCGTTCAGCGACGGGCTGGAGACCCTCACGACGCGCGGCGAGGTCCGCACGCCCGGCGACCTGACGGCGTTCCTGGCGGGGCAGCTCACGCACGGGTGGGGCGCGCAGGACGCGCCCGCCTGCGCGCTGGCGTGGGGCGCCGACCCCGCCACGCTGGCGGACCTCGACGACCTGCTGGACGACCTGAAGCTCGTGCCGGGGCCGCGCGCGGCGAGCACGCGGGTCGGGGCGAACCTGCGACGCGCCGCCACGCACCTCTGGCCGGGCATCGTGGCGACCCTGCCCGCCACGCGGCACCACGCGACCACCTTCGCGCTGCTGGGGCACGCGCTCGGCACGCCCCGCGCGGATACCGTCACGGCGTTCGTGAGCGGCTGGCTGCTGGGCCGCGCCACCTCCGCCACGCGCCTGATGAAACTCGGCGGGCTGGACGCCCAGCGCTGCGCCGCCCACTGCGAGGGGGCCGCGCAGGCCTGCATCCACGCGGCGCTGCACGCCACCCCTGACGACCTCTTTACCTTCACCCCGCACCTGGACGTCGCCGCGAGCGAACAGCCCCGGCTGGACGCGCGACTGTTCCAGACGTGA
- the ureG gene encoding urease accessory protein UreG, with the protein MTHHTPSSPLRIGVGGPVGSGKTALLEALCRALRDRFELAVITNDIYTFEDQRILTAAAALPADRIRGVQTGGCPHTAIREDASLNQEAAEALTREYPGLELLFIESGGDNLASSFSPELVDAWMFVLDVSGGEKVPRKGGPGIRASDLLVINKTDLAPLVGADLRVMDADARAGRTVGGEVRPFVFTNLKSGDGLADVIAWIEHDLLFRDVPPPRVGLQDTGQRGAPV; encoded by the coding sequence ATGACCCACCACACCCCCTCCTCTCCGCTGCGGATCGGCGTGGGCGGCCCGGTCGGCAGTGGCAAGACGGCGCTGCTGGAGGCGCTGTGCCGCGCGCTGCGCGACCGTTTCGAGCTGGCCGTCATCACGAACGACATCTACACCTTCGAGGACCAGCGGATCCTGACGGCCGCGGCCGCGTTGCCCGCCGACCGCATCCGGGGCGTGCAGACGGGCGGCTGTCCGCACACCGCGATCCGCGAGGACGCCTCACTGAATCAGGAGGCGGCGGAGGCCCTGACGCGCGAGTATCCGGGCCTGGAGCTGCTGTTCATCGAGTCGGGCGGGGACAACCTGGCCTCCAGCTTCTCGCCGGAGCTGGTGGACGCATGGATGTTCGTGCTGGACGTGTCCGGCGGCGAGAAGGTGCCGCGCAAGGGCGGCCCCGGCATCCGCGCCAGTGACCTGCTGGTGATCAACAAGACGGACCTCGCGCCGCTGGTCGGGGCGGACCTGCGCGTGATGGACGCCGACGCGCGGGCCGGGCGCACGGTGGGGGGCGAGGTGCGGCCCTTCGTGTTCACGAACCTCAAGAGTGGCGACGGGCTGGCGGACGTGATCGCGTGGATCGAGCACGACCTGCTGTTCCGGGACGTGCCGCCGCCCCGCGTGGGATTGCAGGACACGGGCCAACGGGGAGCGCCGGTCTGA
- a CDS encoding ABC transporter substrate-binding protein has translation MRTPPVLILALLASPAAATSYPLTVTDDLGRSVTLKAEPRRIIAMLPSHTETLAAIGAADTLVAVDVYSNYPQAVVSRVPKVGSAYQPDLEAIVALKPDLVLADESAGSRLTQKLAQAGLTVYGGTGQTYGEVFEKIAMLGKLTNREANATRLTTAMRAELNALQRSVAGLPKVSTYYEIDPSPYSVGPNSFIGTLITKAGGQTIVPPALGDFPKLDPELIVRRNPQVMVGLTLEDARSRPGWAGLRAVTSGRVFRPTAEERDALSRPGPRLAQALRALIRFLHPEARL, from the coding sequence ATGCGTACACCCCCCGTCCTGATCCTGGCCCTGCTGGCCTCCCCTGCCGCCGCGACCTCCTACCCGCTGACCGTCACGGACGACCTGGGGCGCAGCGTCACCCTGAAGGCCGAACCGCGGCGCATCATCGCCATGCTGCCCAGCCACACCGAGACGCTCGCCGCCATCGGCGCGGCCGACACACTGGTCGCGGTGGACGTGTACAGCAACTATCCGCAGGCGGTCGTGAGCCGCGTGCCGAAGGTCGGCAGCGCGTACCAGCCGGACCTGGAGGCGATCGTGGCGCTCAAGCCCGATCTGGTGCTCGCCGACGAGTCGGCCGGGTCGCGCCTGACGCAGAAGCTCGCGCAGGCGGGCCTGACCGTGTACGGCGGGACGGGCCAGACGTACGGCGAGGTGTTCGAGAAGATCGCCATGCTGGGCAAGCTCACCAACCGCGAGGCGAACGCCACGCGTCTGACGACGGCCATGCGCGCCGAACTGAACGCCCTGCAGCGCAGCGTGGCGGGCCTGCCGAAGGTCAGCACGTACTACGAGATCGACCCCAGCCCGTACTCGGTCGGACCGAACTCGTTCATCGGGACGCTGATCACGAAGGCCGGCGGGCAGACCATCGTGCCGCCCGCGCTGGGCGACTTCCCGAAACTCGACCCGGAACTGATCGTGCGGCGCAACCCGCAGGTCATGGTGGGCCTCACGCTGGAGGACGCCCGCTCGCGTCCCGGCTGGGCTGGCCTGCGCGCCGTGACGTCCGGGCGGGTGTTCAGACCCACCGCCGAGGAACGCGACGCCCTGAGCCGTCCCGGCCCGCGCCTGGCGCAGGCGCTGCGCGCCCTGATCCGCTTCCTGCACCCCGAGGCGCGCCTGTGA
- a CDS encoding diguanylate cyclase, with the protein MPASLHLADHAWTLRDLDPVQARTLARRSAEGRAELEAQVVHAYLDWRAGDFEGATRCLAAALTTLRAEGPSVWQARAASVLSCLAGDLNEPDLALTLLDEQIQLCEALDITELRASGIHDLAVQLRHLNPARSRELLLQARDAFRRCRYPIGDLLVHGNLGELDREAGQYDSALRLHRAALSDPLIAHHPSIEAWTLHGAVRAAHQGRLPRPDAELDRLRALLDSPHLDVQVEVVPALSLHLPPHEAARLLRGVLDRPDLGSHYRAGLLHEQLSEALEDTGDDRGALRHLKLARQHERRAHAGQTRHAARLMDILRGMDDTRARNAALERHLNELRTLHAQAQRQSLTDPLTGLGNRRQFQQDLQTLTGADALLLIDLDHFKRVNDTLGHPTGDTVLTQLGRLLASASRGEDRAYRYGGEEFAVILRSLPAQALDGVAERVRAAVERSVFPDVPWTLTVSIGAARAADLPGDAILRGADEALYAAKRAGRNRVRRWAAAPPTMGSSDHLRPLDSAVL; encoded by the coding sequence ATGCCCGCAAGCCTGCACCTCGCCGACCACGCCTGGACCCTGCGCGACCTGGACCCCGTCCAGGCCCGCACGCTGGCGCGCCGCAGCGCCGAGGGCCGCGCCGAACTGGAAGCGCAGGTCGTCCACGCGTACCTGGACTGGCGGGCAGGAGACTTCGAGGGGGCGACCCGCTGCCTCGCCGCCGCGCTGACCACCCTGCGCGCCGAGGGACCCAGCGTCTGGCAGGCCCGCGCCGCGAGCGTCCTGTCGTGCCTCGCCGGGGACCTGAACGAACCGGACCTCGCCCTGACCCTGCTGGACGAGCAGATCCAGCTGTGCGAGGCGCTGGACATCACCGAACTGCGCGCGTCGGGCATCCACGACCTGGCGGTGCAACTGCGCCACCTGAACCCCGCCCGCTCCCGCGAACTGCTGCTGCAGGCCAGGGACGCCTTCCGGCGCTGCCGTTACCCCATCGGGGACCTGCTCGTGCACGGCAACCTGGGTGAACTCGACCGTGAAGCCGGACAGTACGACTCCGCCCTGCGCCTGCACCGCGCGGCCCTGAGCGACCCGCTGATCGCCCACCACCCCAGCATCGAGGCCTGGACCCTGCACGGCGCCGTCCGCGCCGCGCACCAGGGCCGCCTGCCCCGCCCCGACGCGGAACTCGACCGGCTGCGCGCCCTGCTGGACTCCCCGCACCTGGACGTGCAGGTCGAGGTCGTGCCCGCGCTCAGCCTGCACCTCCCCCCGCACGAGGCCGCGCGGCTCCTGCGGGGCGTACTCGACCGCCCCGACCTGGGCAGCCACTACCGCGCGGGCCTGCTGCACGAACAGCTCTCGGAGGCGCTGGAGGACACCGGGGACGACCGGGGCGCCCTGCGGCACCTGAAACTCGCCCGGCAGCACGAACGGCGCGCCCACGCCGGACAGACCCGCCACGCCGCGCGCCTGATGGACATCCTGCGCGGCATGGACGACACCCGCGCCCGCAACGCCGCGCTGGAACGCCACCTGAACGAACTGCGCACCCTGCACGCCCAGGCGCAGCGCCAGAGCCTCACCGACCCCCTGACCGGCCTGGGGAACCGCCGACAGTTCCAGCAGGACCTCCAGACCCTCACAGGCGCCGACGCGCTGCTGCTCATCGACCTCGACCACTTCAAACGCGTGAACGACACCCTGGGCCACCCCACCGGCGACACGGTCCTGACCCAGCTGGGCCGCCTGCTCGCCAGCGCCAGCCGCGGCGAGGACCGCGCCTACCGCTACGGCGGCGAGGAATTCGCCGTGATCCTGCGCAGCCTGCCCGCCCAGGCGCTCGACGGCGTCGCCGAGCGCGTCCGGGCCGCCGTGGAACGCAGCGTCTTCCCGGACGTTCCCTGGACCCTGACCGTCTCCATCGGCGCGGCCCGCGCCGCCGACCTGCCCGGCGACGCCATCCTGCGCGGCGCCGACGAGGCCCTGTACGCCGCCAAGCGCGCCGGACGCAACCGCGTGCGCCGCTGGGCCGCCGCGCCCCCCACCATGGGCAGCAGCGACCACCTGCGCCCCCTCGACTCCGCCGTGCTGTGA
- a CDS encoding urease accessory protein UreD gives MLHLHFGVRGGRTALLRDTQKAPLMVIRPFELPCGTLMVFIVNPTGGVLGGDHAEIRVTVEAGAQVLILTQSATRVQPSPDGRPATQDVHFTVAAGARLEFHPERTIPFAGSAFTQTLTAELEVGAQFALTETLASGRVQTGERLAFLSYESRVQVSVAGRRVYLDRQRLVPGEFTRAPGVWSGQDYQASGVFVGGPVPADLPDVPGVLASGVSAGGAVWLRGVAARGPVLDATLSGARDQLRAAMWHAPPVQVRR, from the coding sequence GTGCTGCACCTGCACTTCGGCGTGCGGGGCGGACGGACCGCGCTGCTGCGGGACACGCAGAAGGCGCCGCTGATGGTCATCCGGCCCTTCGAACTGCCGTGCGGGACGCTGATGGTCTTCATCGTGAACCCGACCGGCGGCGTGCTGGGCGGCGATCACGCCGAGATCCGCGTGACGGTGGAGGCGGGCGCGCAGGTGCTGATCCTCACGCAGTCCGCCACACGGGTACAGCCCTCGCCGGATGGTCGCCCCGCCACGCAGGACGTTCACTTCACGGTGGCGGCGGGCGCGCGGCTGGAATTCCACCCGGAACGCACCATTCCCTTCGCCGGGAGTGCGTTCACGCAGACCCTGACCGCCGAGCTGGAGGTCGGCGCGCAGTTCGCCCTGACCGAGACGCTCGCGTCGGGCCGGGTGCAGACCGGCGAGCGGCTGGCCTTCCTGTCCTACGAGAGTCGCGTGCAGGTGAGTGTCGCGGGGCGGCGGGTGTACCTGGACCGGCAGCGCCTCGTGCCGGGCGAATTCACCCGCGCGCCGGGCGTGTGGAGCGGGCAGGACTATCAGGCGTCCGGGGTGTTCGTCGGCGGCCCGGTCCCGGCGGACCTGCCGGACGTGCCGGGCGTGCTGGCCTCCGGGGTGTCGGCGGGCGGCGCGGTGTGGCTGCGCGGCGTCGCGGCGCGCGGACCGGTGCTGGACGCCACACTGAGCGGGGCGCGCGACCAGCTGCGGGCCGCCATGTGGCACGCGCCGCCCGTGCAGGTGCGGCGCTGA